One part of the Sarcophilus harrisii chromosome 5, mSarHar1.11, whole genome shotgun sequence genome encodes these proteins:
- the LOC100914751 gene encoding olfactory receptor 6C2-like: protein MRNHTGITLFILRGLTHDPQLKVLLLIFLFLAYILSVTGNLTIITLTSVDLHLKNPMYFFLRNFSFLEFSFTTVCIPKFLYNMSTGDYTVTYNECFTQLFFGILFGASEFFLLAAMSYDRYVAICKPLHYAAIINNRVCNQLLLGCWVSGLMILLPPFGMALQLEFCDSNIIDHFVCDISPLLEITCSDTQFLERMILAFAVFTLIITLVLVVLSYAYIVRTILRFPSAEQRKKAFSTCSSHLIVVSMTYGTCIFIYIKPSEKDGVALNKVVSLLATSVALVMNPFIYTLRNKQVIQAFRDTLKRIVLISKL, encoded by the coding sequence ATGAGAAACCACACAGGAATAACTTTATTCATTCTTCGGGGATTGACACATGATCCACAGCTGAAGGTTCTGCTTTTGATCTTTCTGTTTCTGGCCTATATCCTGAGTGTAACTGGGAACTTGACCATCATCACCCTCACTTCAGTGGATCTGCACCTTAAAAAtcccatgtattttttccttaggaaCTTTTCCTTCTTAGAATTTTCATTTACAACTGTCTGTATTCCCAAATTCCTGTATAACATGTCAACTGGGGACTATACTGTGACCTATAATGAATGTTTCACTCAGTTATTTTTTGGTATCCTCTTTGGGGCCTCAGAGTTTTTTCTCTTGGCAGCAATGTCTTATGACCGTTATGTAGCTATCTGCAAACCCCTGCACTATGCAGCCATCATAAACAACAGAGTCTGTAACCAGCTCCTCCTGGGTTGTTGGGTGTCTGGGTTGATGATCTTGCTTCCACCATTCGGTATGGCTCTTCAACTAGAATTTTGTGATTCCAATATCATTGACCATTTTGTCTGTGATATATCACCATTATTGGAGATCACATGCTCTGATACACAATTCCTAGAAAGGATGATTTTAGCCTTTGCTGTATTCACCCTCATCATCACCTTAGTATTGGTGGTTCTATCTTATGCCTATATTGTCAGGACTATTCTGAGATTCCCCTCAgctgagcaaagaaaaaaagccttttcCACTTGTTCCTCCCACTTGATTGTTGTCTCCATGACTTATGGAACTTGCATCTTTATCTATATTaaaccttctgaaaaagatgGAGTGGCTTTGAATAAGGTAGTGTCATTACTTGCAACCTCAGTGGCACTAGTAATGAATCCGTTTATTTATACCCTGAGGAATAAACAAGTAATACAAGCTTTTAGAGACACATTGAAAAGGATTGTATTGATTTCAAAGCTATGA